The Anaerotignum faecicola region GATTTTATCCGTAATCCGGCTGATGGTACTGTCAGAAATATCAATATCGTACAGTTCCCGCATGTGAGCTTCGATATCTCCGGTAGTCATTCCCTTTGCATACATGGAAAGGATTTTTTCTTCCATGTCCTGCGTCACAGTATTCTGATATTTTTTGATTAGCTGAGGCTCATACTCACCGTTACGATCTCTTGGAATAGCTACATTCATATCTCCATAGCTTGTGTGCATGGTTTTGCTGGAATGCCCATTTCGACTGTTATCTGTTTCTTTGTTTCGATAGTCATACTTGGAATAACCTAATTCCTCATCCAGTTCTTCATCCAAAGTACCTTCCAAAAGAACAGACATCATGTCACGCATGATACTGTTTACATCGGCGCCGTCTTTGATGCTGATATCATTATTCTTCAGATAATCACGCATCATTTCTCGCATTGCTGCTTTTTGTGGGCTGTCTTTTCTTCTTGCCATAAAAATAACCTCCAAACTGAGTAATTTTATCTTACATCAGTTTGGAGGTTTACACAAACTCTGGGATGCTCCCAAATCCCGAATATACTTGTAAGCACATTTCTCTCCACCTTTTTAACTTAATTTATTTTATTTAACTTAATAAATGTTAAAAGTCAAATTATTAAGTTATTTTTATGCTTGCCAGAAACATCAAAATAGCTTTGGATTCAAATTCCAAAGCTATTTTTGCTACATTTCCCTTTTTTCGTTATCCAACAGCTCCTCATCATAGGAGTACGCAATCCATTTTATTCTATAATCTTTAAGCTTCAGAACTCCTTGGGTTCCATGGCGAAAAATGGCAACCAATTCGCCGGATACGCCCTTTTCCGATGTTGAATATATGGCATCCAGCACCGCCGGGAACAACTCCTCATAATCATCCTCGTTATCCGTTTTTAATATCCGAACTAAAATCGGATGATACGCATTAAATTTATTCATAAGATCATTTTCGGTTAGCTGCTGCAGCTTCTTTTTCTCCTTCTTTTGTGGCATCAAAAGAGGTTTTAATTTATCCGGAGAGATCTCCAGCACTTGACAGATACGCTCCAGAACAGCCTTACTCATTGGTTCTTTGCCCGATTCTATACGAGACAGCCCTGATGGATATATCTCTATTCTTTTCGCAAGCTCTGACTGTGATAGACCTCGTTTACAGCGGTATATCTTTACCCTTTGCCCAACCGATATCCCAAGAGCTTTGGAAAATTTATAAATCATTTCATCACCCGGAAGTCGAACACCTCGTTCAATGGCAGATAATGCTACTGACGTGATACCCACTTTTTCAGACAAATATTTCTGGGAATAACCCAATTTCATTCTGTATTGACGTATCATTTCCCCTACTTCGTTCATTTTGTTTGTCACCTCAAATCCAATTTTTTGGCACACTTAGAAACGAATACAATCATTTTTTTGATATTATATCGGTAAAAGCCATAGAATGCAAATGAATAAAAAACGATGTAGCCCCATTATAGATAATCTGCACCTGTTTATGCTAATCTAAATTTATGTCATATGGCTCATTGAAAAAGGTCTTTGTGTTATCTGCTTGATATAGAAAGCGATTCCTACAGGCTCGGTGAAACTCTGCGGAATAACGGAACTGACTTCGAAACAGTAGTAAAATAGTAAAGGTTGCTGCCCTCAAACAATAGCTCTTTTACCATGTACTCGTTAGCAAGGCGAGTGATTCCGGCAATACGGACATATACAACGCCATCTCTGCCAAGAGCCTTGATATAATACGGGCGTTGTCTGCTATTATACTGTGATCAAGTCCTATTCCACACCAAGAGCCTTGAATACTGCTTCTTCTGCGGAAGAATAGAAAATCAGGCTAAATGCGCCAACCAGATCAGATGGTACAGTTCCTATATCTCCTGCTGAAGTAATTGGCAATAAAACTTTCTTTGCTCCGCTGTCCAGACATACCTGCAAGGTGCTTGCCAACTCATCTACCTTAATCAGAGTGCCACCAATACTGATTTCACCTAAAATTGCCAAGCTGTTTAGAGGTGTCTTTCCAAGTGCTGCAGAACATATAGCAATCAGTGTTGGTAATGCTAGGGTTCCTGTCATCCCAATGCCCTGCATATCCTGATAGTTGATAATATAATCCTTTGTTGTAGTACTAATCCGACCAGAAATACGGTTTCCATTTGCTTTCAGATAATGAAACGCTGTATTCGTTGCTTCTTTCGGCTCTTTTCCTGATCCAATACCTGTGCAGGCCAGCTTTCCGGTGCCTGGCATCATCTGTGCTTCCAGCATATAGCAGCCTATCATCCCTGTTTTTGATTTGGAAACAGTATAAACAGATCCCGGCTTTCCCATTCCATCTGGGATTAGCTTGCCACCGCCCTGCTCCGGAACTGAAATATAATGCTCCTCAAAGCTGTCATTATCTGTATAAGAGAAATTCACATCATAGAACTCCATGCCGCCAATCTTCTTTAACTGTTCTTTTACTCTGCGGCGGAGTTCCAGAGAAATTTCCACAATCTCACGTAATTCTTCTTTTGTTACTTCTCCATCCGGATATAACAGTTTTGTAAATCCGGAAATCATCTTACGAACTGCAATTGTATCTCGCTGGTTCAAGTTTTTGCCCAGATGGAAATACTTGTCCATTAGGTCACTATAGCTGTCCTTACGAAGTTCACGCATGAACTCTGACAGATAATCTGTGATAAATCCATAATCATTGGTAAAGGAATCCGGTCTATATTTCGGAATCTCCCATCCAGAAATATAACAATGCATACGATCCAGGAACGCTGTATCTGTTCCCATTTCCGGCGGGAATGGGTCAAATAGGTTGGATGTCTTCAAAAGAGTATCAACACTCTGGTTGATATTTCCTACAAATACCATAGAAGCCTTTGCTTGAATCTCTGCCTTACCACGGGAAAATGCTCCGGAAGCCATGTATCCTTTCATAATCTGGATGCCGTCTTTATCTTTGAACTTAATACCGGCAACCTCATCAAAAGCCACACAGTCCCACATACCTACAAGACCTACGGTATGATTGGACATGTTGTAAAAGAGATTGGCTACGGTTGTCTGTCCTCCAGCAACAAGAATACTGTTTGGTGAAATCTGCTCATATATGTATGACTTACCAGTAGAACGTGGTCCAAGCTCACAGAG contains the following coding sequences:
- a CDS encoding helix-turn-helix domain-containing protein codes for the protein MNEVGEMIRQYRMKLGYSQKYLSEKVGITSVALSAIERGVRLPGDEMIYKFSKALGISVGQRVKIYRCKRGLSQSELAKRIEIYPSGLSRIESGKEPMSKAVLERICQVLEISPDKLKPLLMPQKKEKKKLQQLTENDLMNKFNAYHPILVRILKTDNEDDYEELFPAVLDAIYSTSEKGVSGELVAIFRHGTQGVLKLKDYRIKWIAYSYDEELLDNEKREM
- the brxL gene encoding protease Lon-related BREX system protein BrxL, whose translation is MNENREYIEDMSEDKREEIKQKLRQYYDGRIVRKDLTKSIREGANVPVYVLEYLLGQYCNSDDEEIIEEGVENVKRILRDNYVRPDEAQKILSLLRERGSYTVIDRITVVLNTKEDRYEATFSNLGVKGIPIHPDYVKDYDRLLCGGIWCILQMEYEFIEEDKKNTQPIRIRKLTPIQMPHVDMDEVRNGRKAFTKNEWMDILLRSTGMEPESFSEREKWLLIARMIPLVENNFNLCELGPRSTGKSYIYEQISPNSILVAGGQTTVANLFYNMSNHTVGLVGMWDCVAFDEVAGIKFKDKDGIQIMKGYMASGAFSRGKAEIQAKASMVFVGNINQSVDTLLKTSNLFDPFPPEMGTDTAFLDRMHCYISGWEIPKYRPDSFTNDYGFITDYLSEFMRELRKDSYSDLMDKYFHLGKNLNQRDTIAVRKMISGFTKLLYPDGEVTKEELREIVEISLELRRRVKEQLKKIGGMEFYDVNFSYTDNDSFEEHYISVPEQGGGKLIPDGMGKPGSVYTVSKSKTGMIGCYMLEAQMMPGTGKLACTGIGSGKEPKEATNTAFHYLKANGNRISGRISTTTKDYIINYQDMQGIGMTGTLALPTLIAICSAALGKTPLNSLAILGEISIGGTLIKVDELASTLQVCLDSGAKKVLLPITSAGDIGTVPSDLVGAFSLIFYSSAEEAVFKALGVE